The Litorilinea aerophila DNA window TGTCGATGGATCCAGTGTCTGCCTCGGGCGGCGACAGAGGCCGGTTCACCGGATTCCCGCCACCCAGTCATTGCTGGCCATGGGAAAGGGTCGGCCGGCGACCGGCGTTGGGGGAAGAAGCCCTCTTCAATCAAGCCGATATCCAGCAGGTAGACGATCTTGAGGCAAGTATCGTAAATACTGCGCTTCCGTAGCCACGTCCAAGCGAAGCGGTTGAATCGCCTGCAGGCTGGTAAGAACCACGCGGGGTAATCTGGGCGTGTTCAAACCGGTCAGAAGCAGATTCTGTGAGTTGCTCTCTGAACAGCCGGCAGATCGCTGCCGGGATCCACTAGAACGCAATCCTAGCAAAGTTTAAAGGGCTTGTCAAACCATTTTGCCAAAATCTCGGCATGCTTCCTCAGTTGCCCATGGCGCCTCATCCAGTCCCAGAGCGGGAGACAGCCGGCACCGCCGTCTGCCCTACCCCTGCAGCCACTGCCGCAACTGCTGGATCTGGGCCTGGACAGCCCGCCGGCTGGTGCCTCCTTCCACATCCCGGCGCTCCACACTGGCCTCATAGTCCCACACCTGGGCCACGTCCTCCTGGAAGGCGGGGTGCAGGCCCTTCAGGTCCTCCACGGTCAGTGCGGAAAGGGGCACTCCCCGTTGCTCGGCCAGCTGCACGGCTGCTCCCGCGATGTGGTGGGTCTCCCGGAAGGGAACACCCCGGCGAACCAGGTACTCGGCCAGGTCGGTGGCCAGCATCTCCGGCACCAGCGCCGCAGCCATACGCTCTGGGTGGGCTTCCAGGGTCGAGAGGACGCCACAGGCGATCTGCAGGCAGGCTTGCAACGTGTCCACCGTGTCGAAAAGGGGCTCTTTGTCCTCCTGTAGATCTTTGTTGTAGGTGCTGGGGAGGCCTTTGAGCACCACCAGCAGGCTGTTCAGGGCGCCCACCACCCGCCCTGTCTTGCCCCGCAGAAGCTCCAGGGCGTCGGGGTTCTTCTTTTGGGGCATGAGGCTGCTGCCCGTGCTGTAGGCGTCCGCCAGGGTGACGAAGCCGAATTCCCGGCTGCTGTAGATGATCAGGTCCTCGGCCAGGCGGCTCAGGTGGACCATGGTCAGGGCGGCCCAACTCAAAAACTCCACGATGAAGTCCCGGTCGCTCACACCGTCCAGGCTGTTGGGCGTGATCCCCGCGAAGCCCAAGTCCTCGGCGAGCTGGCGGCGGTCGATGGAAAAGGGGTTGCCGGCCAGGGCACCGCTGCCCAGGGGCAACAGATTGACCCGAACGGCCAGGTCGGCCAGGCGGGACGCGTCCCGCTGCCAGGCCCAGGCATGGCTCAGGAGCCAGTGGCTCCAGCGCACCGGCTGAGCCGGCTGGAGATGGGTGTAGCCGGGCATCAGCCAGTCGATTTCGGCGGCGGCCCGCTCCACGGTGACGGCGATCAGCGCGCGCAGATGCTCCTGGAGCCGGTCGATCTCCTCCCGTAGCCACAGGCGCACATCGGTGGCCACCTGATCGTTGCGGCTGCGGCCGGTGTGCAGTTTGCCCGCCACCGGGCCGATGAGCTCCGTCAGGCGTCGCTCGTTGGCCGTGTGGATGTCTTCATCGGTGGGCTGGAGCTGGAACCGGCCCTCGGCCCACTCGGACGCCACCTGGTCCAGGCCCGCTACGATCTGCCGGGCCTCGTCCTCCGTGATGAGCCCGGCCCGGGCCAGGGCCCGGGCATAGGCCTGGCTGCCCTGGATGTCCGCCCGCCACAGGCGCCGGTCGAAGGGGATGGAGGCGTTGAACGCTTCCATCAGCGGATCGGTTGAGCCAGTAAAACGTCCTCCCCAAAGTTTGCTTGTCATCGTCCCATGTGCTTTCTAGCGGGTTTGGGCTGTTTCCGGTTGAGGGGGCGATGGCCCCCGCCACACCGAAAACCTGCCGAAAACCATTGAGTTATTTCTCCACCAGTTCGCTCTGGCTGAGTTCTGCCTGGGTTGACCAGGGCCATGGCAGCCTCAGGGCGTGGGGCGCAGGGGATCCAGCGCCACCGGCCGGGTGCGCCATGGGCGATAGATCGCCCAGTGATCGCAGAGCCGTAACACCCTGTAACGGTGGCGCACCCAGATCACGGTGGCCACGCCGCCCAACAACAGGGCCACGATGCCGATCAAACCGGCCTCTGGGCCGAAGGCGCCGCCCGTCCACAGGATGGGCCCCTGCTGTTCGATGGCGATGAAGGTCACGCTGGCATAGTTGTTGCCGCTCACTGGAAAGCCGAAGACGTTGCCCTGAAAGAAGTTCCAGGTGATGTGGAGCCCGATGGGCAAACCCAGCCGGCCCGTGAGCATGGTGCCCAGACCGAAGAGCAGGCCGGCCAGCACCAGGTAGGAGGTGCTGATCCAGGAGCTGTTGGGGTTGCGAATGTGGAGCAGGCCGAAGAAGAGGGAAGAGAGCAGCCAGGCGGCCAGCAACGCCAGCCGGGGCGAGAGCGGGGGAAGGTAGAGCCCTTCTGCCAGATTCCGCATCTGGTATCCCCGGGTCAACAACTCTTCGCTGATGCCCACCACCACGAACACCACCAGGGGGCCGAAGATGGCCAGCAAAAAGGGGCCAGACCCCGGCGCCGACCAGAAAAGGGCCCGGACGGTAACCCACCCGGCCAGCCACTCCACGGTAAAGACAAACAGCATCAGCCCCGCCCCCAGGATCAGGCCAAAGCAGAGATCGCACCACCAGTGCCGGTCCAGGCCCAGTCCCAAGTCCCGCAGGGGGCGATGGTCCACATAGCGGACCATCAGCCAGGTGCCCACCAGCATGGTGGCGAGGGTCAGCAGGGAAAAGAGTACCCGCTCCGGAAAGATGGTCAGTTGGGGGAAGAGCCACCAAAGCCATTCCGCCAGGGGGCGCCCCACCCAGAGATGGGCCAGGGCAGGCCCCACAAGCCAGAGGGCGATGTAGAGGAGGACCCGCCAGCCGGCACGCAGACGCCCTTCCTTGCTGTTCCAAAGTGGCCTGACCAGCCAGTTCATTGAAAGTGACCTCAATCGGGTTTGGTACACCGAAATCGGGCATATTGTAGCCTTGAATGGGTCACATGAAAAGTAGGCGGTCTACCCGGGGAAACCCTGTGCCTCAGCCGTTCAGCCATTGGCAAGCGGCAGGGGGCCTGCTACAATGGCCAACGAAGGTTTGGCACAAGCGCAAATACCGCGCCAGAAATTCGCCAGGGCGGGGAAAAGTTGCCATTGCCAGATGAGGGGGTAGGATGAAAAAACCGCTAGACCCGATGCTCCCCAACCCGAAACAAGAGCGTCCGGAACGGGTGGAAGAACGCCTGCGGAAGGCCCGGGAAAAGGCCTCCGAATATCTGGAGAAGCGCCAGGAGCAGCCCGAAGAGCCGGCCACGACCGGCGGACGGCAGCGGGCCGTGCGTCCCCTGGGCGAATGGCAGGATCTGGTGGGGCAGCGCATCGAAGAGGCCATGCGGGACGGCGCCTTCGACAACCTGCCCGGTCGGGGCAAACGCCTGAATCTGCGCCGCAATCCCTTCGTGCCGGAAGATCAGCAGCTGGCCTATCAGTTGTTGCAAAACAACAACCTGGCGCCCGCCTGGATCGGCGAGCGC harbors:
- a CDS encoding CPBP family intramembrane glutamic endopeptidase translates to MNWLVRPLWNSKEGRLRAGWRVLLYIALWLVGPALAHLWVGRPLAEWLWWLFPQLTIFPERVLFSLLTLATMLVGTWLMVRYVDHRPLRDLGLGLDRHWWCDLCFGLILGAGLMLFVFTVEWLAGWVTVRALFWSAPGSGPFLLAIFGPLVVFVVVGISEELLTRGYQMRNLAEGLYLPPLSPRLALLAAWLLSSLFFGLLHIRNPNSSWISTSYLVLAGLLFGLGTMLTGRLGLPIGLHITWNFFQGNVFGFPVSGNNYASVTFIAIEQQGPILWTGGAFGPEAGLIGIVALLLGGVATVIWVRHRYRVLRLCDHWAIYRPWRTRPVALDPLRPTP
- the argH gene encoding argininosuccinate lyase, with amino-acid sequence MTSKLWGGRFTGSTDPLMEAFNASIPFDRRLWRADIQGSQAYARALARAGLITEDEARQIVAGLDQVASEWAEGRFQLQPTDEDIHTANERRLTELIGPVAGKLHTGRSRNDQVATDVRLWLREEIDRLQEHLRALIAVTVERAAAEIDWLMPGYTHLQPAQPVRWSHWLLSHAWAWQRDASRLADLAVRVNLLPLGSGALAGNPFSIDRRQLAEDLGFAGITPNSLDGVSDRDFIVEFLSWAALTMVHLSRLAEDLIIYSSREFGFVTLADAYSTGSSLMPQKKNPDALELLRGKTGRVVGALNSLLVVLKGLPSTYNKDLQEDKEPLFDTVDTLQACLQIACGVLSTLEAHPERMAAALVPEMLATDLAEYLVRRGVPFRETHHIAGAAVQLAEQRGVPLSALTVEDLKGLHPAFQEDVAQVWDYEASVERRDVEGGTSRRAVQAQIQQLRQWLQG
- a CDS encoding DnaJ family domain-containing protein; translation: MKKPLDPMLPNPKQERPERVEERLRKAREKASEYLEKRQEQPEEPATTGGRQRAVRPLGEWQDLVGQRIEEAMRDGAFDNLPGRGKRLNLRRNPFVPEDQQLAYQLLQNNNLAPAWIGERQEVLRKIESWRVQLRQQVAEVQAEARPGGAERTYLRQRWERQVAIWEAEILELNRRITTLNLQQPVAHLEVFKLILDEELARLGVSRHTFS